Proteins encoded by one window of Anaerosalibacter sp. Marseille-P3206:
- the murA gene encoding UDP-N-acetylglucosamine 1-carboxyvinyltransferase, giving the protein MSKIVVEKSPPLKGTVRVSGAKNSALPILAASLLGTEDIVLEDVPNLKDVDVFCEVLSLLGAKVNRYDGGKIVINSANIDKYENPYELMSKMRASFLVMGPLLARLKHAKTSMPGGCAIGTRPIDLHLKGFKALGADIDVEHGYVGASAEKLVGDRIYLDFPSVGATENIMMAAALAEGETVLDNAAMEPEIVDLANFLSKMGADIKGAGTSSIRIRGVEKLGGAVHSVIPDRIEAGTYMVASAITGGDIIIENVIPSHIKPAIAKLRETGCEIWENGDKIRVIGNKQLKPIDIKTLPYPGFPTDLQAQFMALMTVTEGTSVIIETVFENRFMHVDELKRMGANIKIDGRSAIVQGVETLASAPVKATDLRAGAALILAGLVADGNTVIDNIYHIDRGYDGIEKKLATLGAKISRIE; this is encoded by the coding sequence TTGAGCAAAATAGTGGTAGAGAAGAGTCCACCATTGAAAGGAACAGTTAGGGTTAGTGGGGCAAAGAACTCAGCATTACCAATTTTAGCAGCTTCTCTATTAGGCACAGAAGATATAGTACTTGAAGATGTACCAAATTTAAAAGATGTAGATGTTTTTTGTGAAGTACTGTCTTTATTGGGAGCTAAGGTTAATAGATATGACGGAGGAAAAATAGTCATAAATTCAGCAAATATAGATAAATATGAAAACCCTTATGAATTAATGAGCAAAATGAGGGCTTCTTTTTTGGTCATGGGGCCATTATTAGCCCGCTTAAAACATGCTAAAACATCTATGCCAGGTGGTTGTGCTATAGGCACTCGTCCTATTGATTTGCATTTAAAAGGATTTAAAGCATTGGGAGCAGATATTGATGTAGAGCATGGATATGTAGGAGCTTCTGCAGAAAAATTGGTAGGGGACAGGATTTATTTAGACTTCCCTAGTGTTGGCGCAACTGAAAATATCATGATGGCAGCAGCATTAGCAGAAGGTGAAACTGTACTAGACAATGCAGCTATGGAACCAGAAATAGTGGATTTAGCTAACTTTTTAAGTAAAATGGGAGCAGATATTAAAGGCGCAGGGACTAGCAGTATTAGAATTAGAGGAGTAGAGAAATTAGGTGGAGCAGTTCACTCTGTTATTCCAGATAGGATTGAAGCTGGGACTTATATGGTGGCTAGTGCCATAACGGGTGGAGATATCATCATTGAAAATGTAATACCTAGTCATATAAAGCCAGCTATTGCAAAGTTAAGAGAAACTGGTTGTGAGATTTGGGAAAATGGAGATAAGATAAGGGTTATTGGTAACAAACAACTAAAACCTATCGATATTAAGACTCTACCTTATCCAGGATTTCCCACAGATTTACAAGCTCAATTTATGGCATTGATGACTGTAACTGAGGGAACTAGTGTTATTATTGAAACTGTATTTGAAAATAGGTTTATGCATGTTGATGAATTGAAGAGAATGGGAGCAAATATTAAGATAGATGGAAGAAGTGCAATAGTTCAAGGAGTGGAAACTTTGGCCTCAGCCCCTGTAAAAGCTACAGATTTAAGAGCAGGAGCCGCACTTATATTAGCAGGATTAGTAGCAGATGGAAATACTGTTATTGACAATATCTATCATATAGATAGAGGTTATGATGGAATAGAAAAGAAATTAGCTACATTAGGTGCTAAAATTTCTAGAATAGAATAA
- a CDS encoding flagellar hook-basal body protein, whose translation MILNRGLYISATSLIADQKRIDGIANNLANVNTSGYKKDIVLAESFPEVLLSKINDRPDFRSQQDNEIQYETDGEVHTAHTKKGYFMVETANGTSYVKDIRFIVDDEGYLKTFYRNEKNEYNTDVENYILGPGGNRIQGGGDIEGLLEGLVYNPKPRVIGTMSAGVNIQKVVTDFSQGNMLETGGTFDLALNGSGFFKIEGEDGKIYYTRDGSFTMNNIGELTTLEGYRVLGNGGPIVVNGGEFSVSTNGQVIVDGRMVSTLDIVDLDNKEYLRKIGNNLYQMVEGEDGEFENAEETPFQGQVIQGYLEESNVDSIREMIEMITLLRNFEAGQKAIRVQDEMLEKSSNEIGRV comes from the coding sequence ATGATTTTGAATAGAGGGCTTTATATAAGTGCTACTTCACTAATAGCAGATCAAAAGAGAATCGATGGTATAGCAAATAATCTAGCCAATGTAAACACCTCAGGATATAAAAAAGACATAGTTTTGGCAGAATCATTTCCAGAAGTATTGCTTTCAAAGATCAATGATAGGCCAGACTTTAGATCTCAACAAGACAATGAAATACAATATGAAACAGATGGTGAAGTACATACAGCTCACACTAAGAAAGGTTATTTTATGGTGGAGACAGCAAATGGTACAAGCTATGTTAAGGATATAAGATTTATTGTAGATGATGAAGGATATCTTAAAACCTTCTATAGAAATGAAAAAAATGAATACAATACAGATGTAGAGAACTACATACTTGGTCCTGGAGGCAACCGTATTCAAGGAGGAGGAGATATTGAAGGACTTCTTGAAGGTCTAGTATACAATCCAAAACCAAGAGTTATTGGGACTATGAGTGCGGGGGTCAATATTCAAAAAGTTGTAACAGATTTTTCTCAAGGAAATATGTTGGAAACAGGAGGAACATTTGATTTAGCTCTAAATGGAAGTGGGTTTTTTAAGATAGAAGGAGAAGACGGGAAAATCTATTATACTAGAGATGGTTCCTTTACTATGAACAATATTGGAGAATTGACAACACTAGAAGGATATAGAGTATTAGGTAATGGTGGCCCTATAGTTGTAAATGGAGGAGAGTTTTCAGTATCAACTAATGGTCAAGTTATAGTGGATGGTAGAATGGTATCTACATTGGACATTGTAGATTTGGACAATAAGGAATATTTAAGAAAGATAGGGAATAATCTATATCAAATGGTGGAAGGTGAAGACGGAGAATTTGAAAACGCAGAAGAGACACCTTTCCAAGGACAAGTAATTCAAGGATATTTAGAAGAATCAAATGTTGATAGTATCAGGGAAATGATTGAGATGATAACTTTACTTAGAAATTTTGAAGCAGGTCAAAAGGCTATCAGAGTTCAAGATGAGATGCTTGAAAAATCATCAAACGAAATAGGAAGAGTGTAG
- a CDS encoding rod-binding protein: MEILPTSLPQRKIEGANENKKDKELMDVCKDFESVFIHMMLKEMRKTIPEGGFVEKSTATKIFEDMFDEEISKEISNKGDGIGLAKVLYNQFKRQNVNL, from the coding sequence GTGGAAATATTACCAACTTCCCTTCCACAAAGAAAAATAGAAGGGGCAAATGAGAACAAAAAGGATAAAGAACTAATGGATGTGTGTAAAGACTTTGAGTCTGTATTTATCCATATGATGCTCAAGGAAATGAGAAAAACCATACCTGAAGGTGGATTTGTAGAAAAAAGCACTGCTACCAAGATATTTGAAGATATGTTTGATGAAGAGATTTCAAAGGAAATATCAAATAAAGGCGATGGAATTGGCTTGGCAAAAGTGCTATATAATCAATTCAAAAGACAGAATGTAAATCTATAA
- the spoIIID gene encoding sporulation transcriptional regulator SpoIIID → MKDYIEERALEIAKYIISEKATVRQAAGVFGVSKSTVHKDVTERLPKINPLIANMVKSVLEQNKAERHIRGGKATKMKYQAVND, encoded by the coding sequence GTGAAGGATTATATTGAAGAAAGAGCCTTGGAAATAGCAAAGTATATAATAAGTGAAAAGGCCACTGTAAGACAAGCAGCAGGTGTATTTGGGGTGAGTAAGAGTACGGTACATAAGGACGTAACAGAGAGACTCCCAAAGATAAACCCTCTTATAGCAAATATGGTGAAAAGTGTTCTCGAACAAAACAAAGCTGAAAGGCATATTAGAGGTGGCAAAGCTACAAAGATGAAATATCAAGCTGTCAACGATTAA
- a CDS encoding M23 family metallopeptidase — MREKLRKIMGKDGFYIILFICVCIIATTSVWISRSKVNKLESEDEPIKEEDFIVVDDEGEDNEPSLEISKMEGGKLEETEEEEVSETEEEMDIVDEEEIEEEEENQEEKKVPTTETIETFAMPVQGEIINDFTNENLVYSKTLEEWTSHGGIDVEGKVGTTVKAFADGTVTEVYEDELWGIVIVIDHGNDLISKYANLSTKEMVKAGLNVKKGDPISGIGNPKGIELNEVPHLHFEVIQNGKNVDPKEYLPGY; from the coding sequence ATGAGAGAAAAACTTAGAAAAATCATGGGGAAAGATGGATTTTATATTATTTTATTCATTTGTGTGTGCATAATTGCTACTACATCTGTATGGATATCTAGAAGTAAAGTGAACAAGCTAGAAAGCGAAGATGAACCTATAAAAGAAGAGGATTTCATAGTAGTAGACGATGAAGGTGAAGATAATGAGCCAAGTTTAGAGATTTCTAAGATGGAGGGAGGCAAACTAGAGGAAACTGAAGAGGAAGAGGTAAGTGAAACTGAAGAGGAAATGGATATTGTTGATGAAGAAGAAATAGAAGAGGAAGAAGAAAACCAAGAAGAGAAAAAAGTTCCTACTACAGAAACCATAGAGACTTTTGCTATGCCAGTTCAAGGAGAGATAATCAATGATTTTACAAATGAAAACTTAGTATATTCAAAGACTTTAGAAGAATGGACTAGTCATGGCGGTATAGATGTAGAAGGCAAAGTGGGAACAACTGTCAAGGCTTTTGCAGATGGAACGGTAACAGAGGTATACGAAGATGAATTATGGGGAATAGTAATAGTAATTGACCACGGCAATGATCTCATTAGTAAATATGCAAATCTCTCCACAAAGGAAATGGTCAAGGCAGGTTTAAATGTAAAAAAAGGTGATCCTATAAGTGGGATAGGAAATCCTAAGGGAATAGAGTTAAATGAAGTTCCACATCTTCACTTTGAAGTAATACAAAATGGGAAAAATGTAGATCCAAAAGAATATTTACCTGGATATTAG
- the spoIID gene encoding stage II sporulation protein D, translating to MKKLLIYLSIILVVTVILPAIIVKTVKLVSLDDKTGTRNMEVEEKSEEEFIENKFDGYIKVYDTRTQEVVKIPLEDYVKGVVAAEMPGEFHIEALKAQAVASRTYALYRSEKFKEGHPDHPTAPLCTGVHCQAFLSLGELEEIHSKKWVDKYWPKIEEAVNSTKGEVIYYDGEIIEPLYHSTSGGMTEDSINVFASDIPYLKSVTSPDEEGAPKFKEIFTFSVAEFISKIRGKYPGVNVNKDNLPDKIKLIEKSNSGRVKKIFIDGQVVEGRDIRELFGLNSTNFKILYNPRTGIVDIETIGYGHGVGMSQWGANGMGKKGSSYKEIIEHYYTGVEVKKYK from the coding sequence ATGAAAAAGTTATTGATATACTTGAGTATTATTTTAGTTGTAACTGTGATTCTTCCTGCAATTATTGTAAAGACTGTTAAGCTAGTGTCTTTGGATGATAAGACTGGGACAAGAAATATGGAAGTAGAAGAAAAAAGTGAAGAAGAATTTATTGAAAATAAGTTTGACGGGTACATAAAAGTGTACGATACGAGGACTCAAGAGGTAGTGAAGATCCCTCTTGAGGACTATGTAAAAGGAGTTGTAGCTGCTGAAATGCCTGGGGAGTTTCATATAGAAGCCCTAAAGGCTCAGGCAGTGGCTAGTAGGACTTATGCTCTTTATAGAAGTGAGAAATTCAAGGAAGGGCATCCTGATCATCCTACAGCTCCCCTTTGTACAGGAGTCCATTGTCAAGCTTTTCTTTCGTTGGGGGAATTGGAAGAAATTCACTCTAAAAAGTGGGTAGATAAGTATTGGCCTAAGATTGAAGAAGCTGTAAATAGTACAAAAGGCGAAGTGATTTATTATGATGGAGAGATTATAGAGCCATTGTACCATTCCACCAGTGGAGGTATGACAGAAGATTCTATAAATGTATTTGCAAGTGATATCCCCTATTTAAAGTCAGTGACAAGTCCAGACGAAGAGGGAGCACCAAAGTTCAAGGAGATTTTCACATTTAGTGTAGCAGAGTTTATATCAAAAATAAGAGGAAAATACCCAGGAGTAAATGTAAACAAAGACAATCTCCCTGATAAGATAAAATTAATTGAAAAGAGTAATAGTGGAAGGGTAAAAAAGATTTTTATAGATGGGCAAGTAGTAGAGGGAAGAGATATAAGAGAATTATTTGGGCTTAACTCTACAAACTTTAAAATACTCTACAATCCCAGAACTGGGATTGTAGATATTGAAACGATAGGATATGGCCATGGTGTTGGAATGAGCCAATGGGGCGCCAATGGCATGGGCAAGAAAGGCAGTAGTTACAAAGAGATAATTGAACATTATTATACTGGAGTAGAAGTAAAAAAGTATAAATGA
- the flgG gene encoding flagellar basal-body rod protein FlgG: MRSMWTAATGMRAQQLNIDTISNNLANVNTTSYKSQRAEFKDLFYATMKKNNLTDQEGSPVNLEIGHGVMPIATKKDFKTGSFLETNNSFDVAIDGTGFFAIELPNGEVKYTRDGSFKLSIDGDEGMLVTSEGYRVLSEDDDEIVFDSGVRDMTIDEFGNITVCDEDGEKLEVGRIKVVDFINPEGLLSEGMNLYSATVASGEEIPMETEEMNSRLVQGYLESSNVQVVDEMVKMITAQRAYEINSKTIQTSDEMLQTINTLKR, encoded by the coding sequence ATGAGATCAATGTGGACTGCCGCTACTGGCATGAGAGCACAACAGCTTAATATAGATACTATTTCAAACAACTTGGCTAATGTAAACACTACTAGCTATAAGAGTCAAAGAGCTGAGTTTAAGGATTTATTTTATGCTACAATGAAAAAAAACAACTTAACTGATCAAGAAGGTAGCCCGGTAAATTTAGAAATAGGCCATGGAGTTATGCCTATTGCAACTAAAAAAGATTTTAAAACAGGAAGTTTTTTAGAAACTAACAATTCCTTTGATGTAGCTATAGATGGCACAGGCTTTTTTGCAATAGAACTTCCAAATGGAGAAGTTAAATACACAAGAGATGGAAGTTTTAAATTGAGTATAGATGGCGATGAGGGTATGTTAGTAACTTCAGAAGGTTATAGGGTTTTAAGTGAAGATGATGATGAGATAGTATTTGATTCTGGTGTTAGAGATATGACTATTGATGAATTTGGAAATATTACAGTTTGTGATGAAGATGGTGAAAAACTTGAAGTTGGAAGAATAAAAGTAGTTGATTTTATAAATCCAGAAGGGCTTTTAAGTGAAGGAATGAACCTTTACAGTGCAACAGTTGCTTCAGGAGAAGAAATACCTATGGAAACTGAAGAGATGAATAGTAGATTAGTGCAAGGATATCTAGAAAGTTCCAATGTTCAAGTAGTTGATGAAATGGTAAAGATGATAACTGCACAAAGAGCATACGAGATTAATTCTAAAACTATACAAACTTCAGATGAAATGTTACAGACAATAAACACTCTTAAGAGATAA
- a CDS encoding phosphodiester glycosidase family protein — protein MNKFIKKFAVSLLALSIILSSNLLPFAKASNAQSLPFVIYENKDSEHLSSGVVHEHVQRFTAKGWWNINVLRVDLQDEYTEVKGLFSNKGISKREKVSTMVNESNAIAGVNGDFFNYKPFASPIGTLINDGEIISSPMERQYAKPAFVLDNNKNVQIAYFDKKLAAVSSATGKEVILSAINKASQAYAEVMLYNKHWGAQSIGNKLHNDLIEIVVIDDVVTEVRIGQPPIAIPENGYVLVGRERVKDRLLDNFHVGDTVQLNLTTTPNLENIKMAIGGGSIILKDGVPMNSHNIAPGLAPRTGMGVSQDGKELIIATIDGRDTSYKGVNEKTFGSILKELGSYNAIMFDGGGSTAMAVKYVDESQAKLVNRPSDGGERKVINGVGLFSNAPKGELASIKISTDDKFMFANTTRRFKIKGYDQYHNPIEVDQNNAVFTVEGVNGEINGNTLKALSPGKAKVRANYNGITADIDMVVLDKVADIVTETERFTVDINSQKNLGVFYAKDKDGFQALVYPEDVKWEVTGNIGHVQDGIFYSGNTITSGAITARIGTGVENILVAVGSKGTKVDSLDDISRFSFSSYPKEVTGSIYPAIEAKEGNGAIALKYDFTSGEGTRACYVNLRPNGEQGLSIEGNPSKLGLWVYGDEGTGWLRGNITDSKGQSYYIDFAKNIDWTGWKHVVADIPSNVSYPIKLDRIYLTEIDSVKKYTGEIYLDELVAQYPVKFENVQLPTASVMKDERNVNVAKNKNGFSFAVTSAPQNLDEVVGYKASDKILANVNKHNVAIYLGGSSNEFKNASKAKANIDIVKGYKPYRYNNNLLIIKADDSKNGLRASNPEQWLWLKNDLENSKEKNIVLVLPKPIFGSGGFTDKLEANLLHEILSETKLNGKDIWVVHGGNENSANLKDGIRYIQVNSKGITNPEDIYNLSIAEFTVNGDNITYQIKTIFQKPQIQ, from the coding sequence ATGAACAAATTTATTAAAAAATTTGCAGTAAGCTTATTAGCTCTCTCCATTATACTAAGCAGTAATTTGCTTCCATTCGCTAAGGCAAGTAATGCACAATCTCTTCCCTTTGTCATCTATGAAAATAAAGATTCTGAACATCTTTCAAGCGGAGTAGTACATGAGCATGTACAGAGGTTTACTGCAAAAGGTTGGTGGAATATAAATGTACTTAGAGTGGATTTACAAGATGAGTACACAGAAGTAAAGGGACTATTTAGCAATAAGGGAATCTCTAAAAGGGAAAAAGTAAGCACTATGGTAAATGAATCAAATGCAATTGCAGGAGTCAATGGAGACTTTTTCAATTATAAACCTTTTGCAAGTCCAATTGGAACTCTTATTAATGATGGTGAAATAATATCCTCTCCTATGGAAAGACAATATGCTAAACCTGCTTTTGTATTGGATAATAATAAGAATGTGCAGATTGCATATTTTGATAAGAAATTGGCAGCTGTATCATCAGCTACAGGCAAAGAAGTTATACTTTCTGCTATAAATAAGGCTAGTCAAGCTTATGCAGAAGTTATGCTTTACAACAAACATTGGGGAGCTCAATCTATTGGAAACAAACTACACAATGATCTTATTGAGATAGTGGTTATAGATGATGTTGTTACAGAAGTGAGAATCGGACAACCTCCTATAGCTATCCCAGAGAATGGATATGTTCTTGTAGGTAGAGAGAGAGTTAAGGACAGACTTTTAGACAACTTCCATGTAGGAGATACTGTACAATTAAATCTTACTACTACACCAAATCTTGAAAACATCAAAATGGCCATCGGTGGAGGAAGTATTATCCTTAAAGATGGAGTACCTATGAATTCTCACAATATCGCACCAGGGCTAGCACCTAGAACTGGAATGGGTGTTTCTCAAGATGGGAAGGAACTTATCATTGCAACTATAGATGGTAGAGACACTTCTTATAAAGGTGTTAATGAAAAAACTTTTGGTTCAATATTAAAAGAACTTGGTTCATATAATGCCATAATGTTTGATGGTGGTGGCTCAACAGCTATGGCTGTAAAATATGTAGATGAATCACAAGCTAAACTTGTGAATAGACCCTCTGATGGTGGAGAAAGAAAGGTAATCAATGGCGTTGGACTTTTTTCAAATGCACCTAAGGGAGAACTTGCAAGTATTAAGATTTCTACAGATGATAAATTCATGTTTGCTAATACTACAAGAAGATTTAAGATAAAGGGATATGATCAATATCACAATCCTATTGAAGTAGATCAAAACAACGCAGTATTTACTGTGGAAGGAGTAAATGGAGAAATTAATGGCAATACCCTAAAAGCCCTATCTCCTGGAAAAGCTAAAGTAAGAGCAAATTATAATGGTATTACTGCTGATATTGATATGGTTGTATTGGATAAAGTAGCTGATATTGTAACTGAAACTGAACGCTTCACAGTAGATATCAATAGTCAGAAAAACTTAGGAGTATTCTATGCAAAAGATAAAGATGGTTTTCAAGCACTAGTATATCCTGAAGATGTGAAGTGGGAAGTTACAGGAAATATTGGACATGTTCAAGATGGAATATTCTATAGCGGAAATACTATTACCTCTGGTGCTATTACAGCAAGAATTGGAACTGGAGTAGAAAATATATTAGTAGCAGTAGGAAGTAAGGGAACTAAGGTGGATTCTCTTGATGATATAAGTAGATTTAGCTTTAGCTCTTATCCTAAAGAAGTAACAGGAAGTATTTATCCAGCTATAGAAGCTAAGGAAGGAAATGGGGCAATAGCTCTTAAGTATGACTTCACTAGTGGAGAAGGAACTAGAGCTTGTTATGTAAATCTAAGACCTAATGGTGAACAAGGATTATCAATTGAAGGAAATCCTTCTAAACTAGGCCTTTGGGTATATGGTGATGAAGGAACAGGCTGGCTTAGAGGAAATATCACAGATAGCAAAGGTCAATCATATTATATAGACTTTGCAAAGAATATTGATTGGACTGGTTGGAAGCATGTAGTAGCAGATATACCTTCTAATGTATCTTATCCTATTAAATTGGATAGAATATATTTAACTGAAATAGATTCAGTTAAGAAATATACTGGAGAAATATACTTAGATGAACTAGTAGCTCAATACCCTGTTAAGTTTGAAAATGTTCAATTGCCAACTGCAAGTGTTATGAAAGATGAAAGAAATGTAAATGTCGCTAAAAATAAGAATGGATTTTCCTTTGCAGTTACATCTGCACCACAAAATTTAGACGAAGTAGTAGGCTATAAGGCTAGTGACAAAATACTTGCTAATGTAAACAAGCACAATGTAGCTATTTACTTAGGTGGTAGTTCTAATGAGTTCAAGAATGCATCTAAGGCAAAGGCTAATATCGATATAGTTAAAGGATACAAACCATATAGGTATAACAATAATCTATTGATTATAAAAGCTGATGACTCTAAAAATGGCTTGAGAGCATCTAATCCAGAACAATGGTTATGGTTAAAAAATGACTTGGAAAATTCTAAAGAAAAAAATATAGTACTTGTTCTTCCAAAACCTATATTTGGCAGTGGTGGATTTACAGACAAATTAGAGGCAAATCTACTACATGAAATATTATCAGAAACCAAGTTAAATGGAAAAGACATATGGGTTGTTCATGGAGGAAATGAAAATAGTGCAAATTTGAAGGATGGAATTAGATATATTCAAGTAAATTCAAAGGGAATTACTAATCCAGAAGATATATATAATTTGAGTATTGCTGAATTTACTGTAAATGGCGACAATATCACATATCAAATAAAAACTATTTTTCAAAAACCTCAAATTCAGTAG
- a CDS encoding transglycosylase SLT domain-containing protein: MSKKIVSILLALMIMVGIISVGYCDVNKKLSKAEVEKMIEEVARKRGIPSVILKSIAKAESSLKQFNTDGSVVASRGGNLGIMQVHRSSGYNEKKLKEDPIYNIESGADLLLSKWRYANSRMPQIGDMDPNVLENWYFALWAYNGLLERNNPNVRENTYQSKIYSIANKDYGQKITPISRGSIQSRGVPKKGGKIKSPDTIHKGDIITYNVGDVVVPDGKKFLVLQNTPYGKEIGKVKQNTSMTILEGPKLKKGFYFYKVKTQDNKTGWIFGNWLKLKEE, translated from the coding sequence ATGAGTAAAAAGATAGTCTCAATCCTTTTGGCACTCATGATAATGGTGGGAATTATTAGCGTAGGATATTGTGATGTAAACAAAAAATTGTCAAAAGCAGAAGTTGAAAAAATGATTGAAGAAGTAGCTAGGAAAAGGGGAATTCCAAGTGTTATTCTAAAATCTATAGCAAAAGCTGAAAGTTCATTGAAACAGTTTAACACAGATGGTTCAGTTGTAGCCAGCAGAGGTGGAAATCTAGGGATAATGCAAGTCCATAGATCAAGTGGCTACAATGAAAAAAAGCTAAAGGAAGACCCTATATACAATATTGAGTCCGGTGCAGATTTACTATTGAGCAAATGGAGATATGCAAATAGTCGAATGCCTCAAATAGGAGATATGGACCCAAATGTATTGGAAAATTGGTACTTTGCCCTTTGGGCTTACAATGGACTATTAGAGAGAAACAATCCAAATGTAAGAGAAAATACTTATCAATCTAAAATATATAGTATTGCCAATAAGGATTATGGTCAAAAGATCACACCAATAAGTAGAGGAAGTATACAATCTAGAGGAGTACCCAAAAAAGGCGGTAAGATAAAATCTCCAGATACTATTCACAAAGGAGATATAATCACCTATAATGTAGGGGATGTAGTAGTACCAGATGGAAAGAAGTTCTTAGTACTACAAAACACACCTTATGGCAAGGAAATAGGGAAAGTAAAACAAAACACTTCCATGACCATATTAGAAGGACCAAAACTAAAAAAAGGCTTTTATTTTTATAAAGTAAAAACACAGGACAATAAAACAGGTTGGATATTTGGAAATTGGCTAAAGTTAAAAGAAGAATAA
- a CDS encoding rod shape-determining protein, with protein sequence MAALRTDMGIDLGTASILVYAKGKGIVLNEPSVVAIDQNTNKFLAVGEEARKMLGRTPGNIIAIRPLKDGVISDYDVTERLLKYFIQKAIGRTLFKPRIIVCVPSGVTEVERRAVLEASIQAGSRKTYLIEEPIAAAIGAGIDITQPDGNMIVDIGGGTTDVAVISLGGIVVSRSLRIAGDDCDDAITRYIRKKHNMMIGERSAEALKMNIGTAYRRQKEVYMEVRGRNLVTGLPKTINVSSDEMLEALEEPVNAIVETVHAVLERTPPELAADIGNTGIVMTGGGALLYGLDKLIQIKTGIPTRIADDPIECVAIGTGKSLDWVDILDNSLIDSESIRR encoded by the coding sequence ATGGCTGCATTGAGAACAGATATGGGGATAGATTTAGGTACTGCTAGTATACTTGTGTATGCAAAAGGTAAGGGTATTGTGCTAAATGAACCTTCAGTGGTAGCAATAGATCAGAATACGAATAAATTTTTGGCAGTTGGAGAAGAAGCAAGAAAGATGCTAGGAAGGACGCCGGGGAATATTATAGCTATAAGACCGTTGAAAGATGGAGTAATTTCAGACTATGATGTTACAGAAAGACTACTCAAATACTTTATACAAAAGGCAATAGGTAGAACCTTATTTAAACCTAGAATAATAGTTTGTGTACCTAGTGGAGTAACTGAGGTAGAAAGACGAGCAGTATTAGAAGCAAGTATACAAGCTGGTTCAAGGAAGACTTATCTTATAGAAGAACCTATTGCAGCAGCTATTGGAGCTGGAATAGATATAACTCAACCTGATGGGAATATGATAGTTGATATTGGTGGAGGAACTACAGATGTAGCGGTAATTTCTCTGGGAGGTATTGTAGTCAGCCGTTCACTTAGGATTGCTGGTGATGATTGTGATGATGCTATAACTAGATATATAAGGAAAAAACACAATATGATGATTGGTGAGAGAAGCGCTGAAGCACTAAAAATGAATATAGGAACAGCTTACAGAAGACAAAAAGAAGTATACATGGAAGTAAGGGGACGAAACTTGGTAACAGGTCTTCCAAAGACTATAAATGTTTCTTCTGATGAAATGTTAGAAGCACTAGAAGAGCCAGTTAATGCAATAGTAGAAACTGTACATGCAGTATTAGAAAGAACTCCCCCAGAACTAGCTGCAGATATTGGCAATACAGGAATCGTTATGACTGGTGGAGGAGCATTGCTATATGGATTAGATAAGTTGATACAAATAAAAACAGGCATACCTACAAGGATTGCAGATGATCCTATAGAATGTGTAGCTATAGGAACGGGTAAATCATTGGATTGGGTAGATATATTAGATAATAGTTTAATAGATTCAGAATCAATAAGAAGATAA